In one window of Eggerthella guodeyinii DNA:
- a CDS encoding FAD-dependent oxidoreductase, whose amino-acid sequence MTDIMKNGLSRRAFLGLGATAAVAAGAGLAGCSPAASAGDAKAGGDAAGSAAAGGETQYAWEVVPDPITDVTSTVDTDILVIGAGLAGCACAAAAAEKGGKVTVVEKTSSWNGRGGGFGAINSHYMDELGIEVDKVNAKQHWIAQCASRANEDLIVKFFNSSEEASNWLLAKAEAVGGSAMVGAFYSHDDVYAEQPGYHMLMIPEEAGLTSTGFAGAELCYNDAVKDGAEFVFDSPAVQLVKDGSKVTGCICEGKDGYVQYNASKGVVLCTGDIGGDLEMCKAYAPICAEYGQPRSQYTPVGVNTGDGHKMGMWVGAQLQDLPLPTMMHPQAFCWFHGPFLFVNDNGERFMCEDTWVQGKSLAINRQPNGEAWSIFDANWKTDLVNGLPYGGGMFWDSFRPYGSDLELAPQYFETQIPEYIKAGNAYQADTLDELAKQIGCDAATFKATVERYNGMCEAGEDTDYYKKPVFLTPVKEGPFYALKVGPALLAVPGGLRTNNDFQCLDAEGAPIEGLYALGNVMGDICAVDYPINVAGNSHGRCITYGYLLGHELAGA is encoded by the coding sequence ATGACCGACATCATGAAGAACGGGCTGTCCCGCCGTGCGTTCCTGGGCCTGGGCGCCACCGCGGCCGTCGCCGCCGGCGCGGGCCTGGCCGGCTGCTCGCCCGCGGCGAGCGCAGGCGACGCGAAGGCCGGCGGCGACGCGGCCGGAAGCGCGGCGGCCGGCGGCGAGACACAGTACGCGTGGGAAGTGGTTCCCGATCCCATCACCGACGTCACGTCGACGGTGGACACCGACATCCTCGTCATCGGCGCCGGTTTGGCCGGCTGCGCGTGCGCCGCGGCGGCGGCCGAGAAGGGCGGCAAGGTGACCGTCGTCGAGAAGACGTCCAGCTGGAACGGCCGCGGCGGCGGCTTCGGCGCCATCAACTCGCACTACATGGACGAGCTGGGCATCGAGGTGGACAAGGTGAACGCCAAGCAGCACTGGATCGCCCAGTGCGCGAGCCGCGCGAACGAGGACCTCATCGTGAAGTTCTTCAACAGCTCCGAAGAGGCGTCCAACTGGCTGCTGGCCAAGGCCGAGGCCGTGGGCGGCTCCGCGATGGTGGGCGCGTTCTACAGCCACGACGACGTGTACGCCGAGCAGCCGGGTTACCACATGCTCATGATCCCCGAGGAGGCCGGCCTCACCTCGACGGGCTTCGCCGGCGCCGAGCTGTGCTACAACGATGCCGTGAAGGACGGCGCGGAATTCGTGTTCGATTCGCCGGCCGTGCAGCTGGTGAAGGACGGCTCGAAGGTGACCGGCTGCATCTGCGAGGGCAAGGACGGCTACGTGCAGTACAACGCCAGCAAGGGCGTGGTGCTGTGCACGGGCGACATCGGCGGCGACCTCGAGATGTGCAAGGCGTACGCCCCCATCTGCGCCGAGTACGGCCAGCCGCGCAGCCAGTACACGCCCGTGGGCGTGAACACGGGCGACGGCCACAAGATGGGCATGTGGGTTGGCGCGCAGCTGCAGGACCTGCCGCTGCCCACGATGATGCACCCGCAGGCGTTCTGCTGGTTCCACGGCCCGTTCCTGTTCGTGAACGACAACGGCGAGCGCTTCATGTGCGAGGACACCTGGGTGCAGGGCAAGTCGCTGGCCATCAACCGCCAGCCGAACGGCGAGGCGTGGTCCATCTTCGACGCCAACTGGAAGACCGACCTCGTGAACGGCCTGCCCTACGGCGGCGGCATGTTCTGGGACTCGTTCCGCCCCTACGGCAGCGACCTGGAGCTGGCGCCCCAGTACTTCGAGACGCAGATTCCCGAGTACATCAAGGCCGGCAACGCCTATCAGGCCGACACGCTCGATGAGCTGGCGAAGCAGATCGGCTGCGACGCCGCCACGTTCAAGGCCACGGTGGAGCGCTACAACGGCATGTGCGAGGCGGGCGAGGACACCGATTACTACAAGAAGCCCGTGTTCCTGACGCCGGTGAAAGAGGGGCCGTTCTACGCGCTCAAGGTGGGCCCCGCGCTGCTCGCCGTGCCCGGCGGCTTGCGCACGAACAACGACTTCCAGTGCCTCGACGCCGAGGGCGCGCCCATCGAGGGCCTGTACGCGCTCGGCAACGTGATGGGCGACATCTGCGCCGTGGACTATCCCATCAACGTGGCCGGCAACAGTCACGGCCGCTGCATCACCTACGGCTACCTGTTGGGCCACGAGCTGGCCGGCGCGTAA
- the rplM gene encoding 50S ribosomal protein L13, producing MKTYYAKPNEVEREWVLIDAENQVLGRVAAKAAQILKGKHKPQYTPHVDTGDFVVIINADKIRVTGTKAQSKSYYRHSGFPGGLKSETFEEAMAKHPERVIEHAVKGMLPKNTLGRAMGKKLKVYTGAEHPHMAQQPREIKMEG from the coding sequence GTGAAGACGTATTACGCGAAGCCCAACGAAGTTGAGCGCGAATGGGTCTTGATCGACGCTGAGAACCAGGTTCTCGGTCGCGTCGCTGCCAAGGCCGCTCAGATTCTCAAGGGCAAGCACAAGCCGCAGTACACGCCGCACGTCGACACCGGCGACTTCGTGGTCATCATCAACGCGGACAAGATCCGCGTGACGGGCACGAAGGCCCAGTCGAAGAGCTACTACCGCCACAGCGGTTTCCCCGGCGGGCTGAAGTCCGAGACCTTCGAAGAGGCCATGGCCAAGCATCCTGAGCGCGTCATCGAGCATGCCGTGAAGGGCATGCTGCCGAAGAACACGCTCGGTCGCGCCATGGGCAAGAAGCTCAAGGTGTACACCGGTGCGGAGCATCCGCACATGGCTCAGCAGCCTCGCGAGATCAAGATGGAGGGTTAA
- the rpsI gene encoding 30S ribosomal protein S9 gives MAGEALYYGTGRRKNAVARVRLVPGTGKVTINGRDALAYFGRQALVNYALTPFKVTDTTDHFDVIATLNGGGISGQAGALRHGISRALLAAGDYRGELKKAGYLTRDSRMVERKKYGLKKARKRPQFSKR, from the coding sequence ATGGCAGGTGAAGCTTTGTACTACGGCACCGGCCGCCGCAAGAACGCCGTCGCTCGCGTGCGCCTCGTTCCCGGCACCGGCAAGGTTACGATCAACGGCCGCGACGCCCTTGCGTACTTCGGTCGCCAGGCGCTCGTGAACTACGCCTTGACCCCGTTCAAGGTGACGGACACGACGGATCACTTCGACGTCATCGCCACGCTCAACGGCGGCGGCATCTCGGGTCAGGCCGGCGCGCTGCGTCACGGCATCTCCCGTGCGCTGCTGGCTGCTGGCGACTACCGCGGCGAGCTCAAGAAGGCCGGCTACCTCACGCGCGACTCCCGTATGGTGGAGCGCAAGAAGTACGGTCTGAAGAAGGCCCGCAAGCGCCCGCAGTTCTCGAAGCGCTAG
- a CDS encoding GNAT family N-acetyltransferase — MATKATLTIRQARVDEFDQVMDFYTKMIDEMRDTDFDVCWEHGVHPSPAFLRASVEAGEAYVGLVDAGADGAGEGRAPRIASAMVLNGEGDAGYERAPWRVTAEPDEVLVVHVLGTLPAYHGRGFARAMVEACIDVARAAGKKAVRLDTFTTNVRAQNLYESCGFVNCGIYEGFYDFLGLSAVMYEHAL, encoded by the coding sequence ATGGCGACGAAGGCGACGTTGACGATCAGGCAGGCGCGGGTCGACGAGTTCGACCAGGTGATGGACTTCTATACGAAGATGATCGACGAGATGCGCGACACCGACTTCGACGTGTGCTGGGAGCACGGCGTGCACCCGTCGCCGGCGTTCCTGCGCGCCTCGGTGGAGGCGGGCGAGGCGTACGTGGGCCTCGTGGATGCGGGCGCGGACGGCGCGGGCGAGGGCCGCGCGCCGCGCATCGCGTCGGCCATGGTGCTGAACGGCGAAGGCGATGCCGGCTACGAGCGCGCGCCCTGGCGCGTGACGGCCGAACCCGATGAGGTGCTGGTGGTGCACGTGCTGGGCACGCTGCCGGCCTACCACGGCCGCGGGTTCGCGCGCGCCATGGTGGAGGCCTGCATCGACGTCGCGCGCGCAGCCGGCAAGAAGGCCGTGCGCCTCGACACGTTCACCACCAACGTGCGCGCTCAGAACCTCTACGAATCGTGCGGCTTCGTGAACTGCGGCATCTACGAGGGGTTCTACGACTTCCTCGGCCTCTCCGCCGTCATGTACGAACACGCCCTGTAG
- a CDS encoding response regulator transcription factor has protein sequence MTNIRAQVFGSAAALPLLGLSLIFAWVYAPLLVGEQFYFFHHLGFGCTLVALALAVSLRPQPTAASARVVCTASLLATCAMGLVPLALFVPGSANVASIVAGGLLSGAGTAWILGRWFCLYCRFRTELAVSYTLMAFSLSSCIRFALVPLSQLSPLAMLAVLCVLPFCSLFLANRCERVDPGPLALRKSYDVTAPASEKPPFSGTMGFFVEIVIYGLVFGVLRNGISEWSNDSTSLYVGHLFRILLPVLLLAWITIPRSDERKERILRGALLACAFCVTVGIFFGDSPTVVISSLTLAARNFVTILLYLMLYRTMRDCEAHPLVVFGIGRGVYELALTVGLLLFSVTDVSSFIASMPITTFYFVMTCVLLLLLNSFSRITAVIRRTPPAAEAALHDCSLDERFAAVAARYQLSERETEVMRLLCRGRTKRYIAETLYLSEDTVRWHSKQLYRKLEVHSKQELIDLVGIE, from the coding sequence ATGACGAATATTCGCGCGCAGGTTTTCGGGTCGGCGGCGGCGCTGCCGCTGCTGGGGCTCAGCCTCATCTTCGCCTGGGTGTACGCGCCGCTGCTCGTGGGCGAGCAGTTCTATTTCTTCCATCATCTGGGGTTCGGCTGCACGCTGGTGGCGTTGGCGCTCGCGGTGTCGCTGCGCCCACAGCCGACAGCGGCGAGCGCGCGCGTCGTGTGCACGGCATCGCTGCTGGCCACGTGCGCCATGGGGCTCGTGCCGCTCGCGCTGTTCGTGCCGGGCTCCGCCAACGTCGCGTCCATCGTGGCGGGCGGCCTGCTCAGCGGCGCGGGCACCGCGTGGATCCTGGGGCGCTGGTTCTGCCTGTACTGCCGGTTCCGCACGGAGCTGGCCGTCAGCTACACGCTCATGGCGTTCTCGCTGTCGTCGTGCATCCGCTTCGCGCTCGTGCCGCTGTCGCAGCTCTCGCCGCTGGCGATGCTGGCCGTGCTGTGCGTGCTGCCGTTCTGCTCGCTGTTCCTGGCGAACCGCTGCGAGCGCGTGGACCCGGGCCCGCTCGCGCTGCGGAAATCGTACGACGTGACCGCCCCGGCCTCCGAGAAGCCGCCCTTTTCCGGCACGATGGGCTTCTTCGTGGAGATCGTCATCTACGGTCTCGTGTTCGGGGTGCTGCGCAACGGCATCTCGGAGTGGTCGAACGACTCGACGTCGCTGTACGTGGGCCACCTGTTCCGCATCCTGCTGCCGGTGCTGCTGCTGGCGTGGATCACCATCCCGCGCAGCGACGAGCGCAAGGAGCGCATCCTGCGCGGCGCGCTGCTGGCGTGCGCGTTCTGCGTGACCGTGGGCATCTTCTTCGGCGACTCGCCCACCGTGGTCATCTCGTCGCTGACGCTGGCGGCGCGCAACTTCGTGACCATCCTGCTGTACCTCATGCTGTACCGCACCATGCGCGATTGCGAGGCGCATCCGCTGGTGGTGTTCGGCATCGGGCGCGGCGTGTACGAGCTGGCGCTCACCGTGGGGCTGCTGCTGTTCAGCGTCACCGACGTGTCGTCGTTCATCGCCTCGATGCCCATCACCACGTTCTACTTCGTCATGACGTGCGTGCTGTTGCTGCTGCTCAACAGCTTCTCGCGCATCACGGCGGTGATCCGCCGCACCCCGCCGGCCGCCGAGGCCGCGCTGCACGATTGCTCGCTCGACGAGCGCTTCGCCGCCGTCGCCGCGCGCTACCAGCTATCCGAGCGCGAGACGGAGGTGATGCGCCTGCTGTGCCGCGGCCGCACGAAGCGCTACATCGCCGAGACGCTGTACCTGTCGGAAGACACCGTGCGCTGGCATTCCAAGCAGCTCTACCGCAAGCTGGAGGTGCACAGCAAGCAGGAACTCATCGACCTGGTGGGCATCGAATGA
- a CDS encoding FAD-dependent oxidoreductase, translated as MKTDLSRRSFLKGAGLAMAGAAGVATVGLAGCSSASASEEWMPSSWTDEADLIIVGYGGCGSTAAIAAADAGVSAIVLEKSAERDGGSTGCSGGHIHTCAEVDVDEWWKTFNHGAFGTVRNDDDMKEFLQKSQQLPAWCEQYGINIDWVDESNDGHKRPKEYQGGYVSGRDGIVGMYLFEELDEVAEGYGVDVRLSNRATRLIQNPHTKEVCGVVAQGPDGEELTYKANKAVLLCCGGYENNPWIQYNYNNPGVRVYGWGTPNNEGDGFALAQSVGADLWHMHGLEWAALCFKQPSEEANCSISTDATDGIKPYNYLIVDYNGKRFMKEDRTGAHDMEHITGLDFDAKACDYRHLPFFLVFDQAFFEEKPLWEGSGRAGIINTYAGVYNYHHPEEPWFEFGTNDDAVSKGWIFKGDTLEELAANIKAERPCRSADEAINGIDAEALKATVAQYNEYAAAGEDPEFARDAKHMLPLGDGPYYAIELGFSSINTQGGPVRNQNCQTMSPAYEPIPRLYNCGEFGSFNGFVYCLGNIFEALSSGMIAAQHAMTLEPWDAK; from the coding sequence ATGAAAACCGATCTTTCCCGCAGGAGCTTTCTCAAAGGTGCCGGCCTCGCGATGGCCGGAGCGGCCGGCGTGGCCACCGTGGGGCTCGCGGGGTGCTCGAGCGCCTCGGCAAGCGAAGAGTGGATGCCGTCGTCGTGGACCGACGAAGCCGATCTCATCATCGTGGGCTACGGCGGATGCGGCTCCACCGCCGCCATCGCCGCGGCCGACGCGGGCGTGAGCGCCATCGTGCTGGAGAAGTCGGCCGAGCGCGACGGCGGATCGACGGGGTGCTCGGGCGGCCACATCCACACGTGCGCCGAGGTTGACGTCGACGAGTGGTGGAAGACGTTCAACCACGGCGCGTTCGGCACCGTGCGCAACGACGACGACATGAAGGAATTCCTGCAGAAGTCCCAGCAGCTGCCCGCGTGGTGCGAGCAGTACGGCATCAACATCGACTGGGTCGACGAGAGCAACGACGGCCACAAGCGCCCGAAGGAGTACCAGGGCGGCTACGTGTCCGGCCGCGACGGCATCGTGGGCATGTACCTGTTCGAGGAGCTCGACGAGGTGGCCGAGGGCTACGGCGTGGACGTGCGCCTCAGCAACCGCGCCACGCGTCTCATCCAGAACCCGCACACGAAGGAGGTCTGCGGCGTGGTGGCGCAGGGCCCCGACGGCGAAGAGCTCACGTACAAGGCGAACAAGGCCGTGCTGCTGTGCTGCGGCGGCTACGAGAACAACCCGTGGATCCAGTACAACTACAACAACCCCGGCGTGCGCGTGTACGGTTGGGGCACGCCGAACAACGAGGGCGACGGCTTCGCGCTGGCGCAGAGCGTGGGCGCCGACCTGTGGCACATGCACGGCCTCGAGTGGGCGGCGCTGTGCTTCAAGCAGCCCTCCGAGGAGGCGAACTGCTCCATCTCCACCGACGCCACGGACGGCATCAAGCCGTACAACTACCTCATCGTGGACTACAACGGCAAGCGCTTCATGAAGGAGGATCGCACCGGCGCCCACGACATGGAGCACATCACGGGCCTCGACTTCGACGCCAAGGCGTGCGACTACCGCCATCTGCCGTTCTTCCTGGTGTTCGACCAGGCGTTCTTCGAGGAGAAGCCGCTGTGGGAAGGCTCCGGCCGCGCCGGGATCATCAACACGTATGCCGGCGTGTACAACTACCACCATCCCGAGGAGCCGTGGTTCGAGTTCGGCACGAACGACGACGCCGTGAGCAAGGGCTGGATCTTCAAGGGCGACACGCTGGAGGAGCTGGCGGCCAACATCAAGGCCGAGCGTCCCTGCCGTTCAGCCGACGAGGCCATCAACGGCATCGACGCGGAAGCGCTCAAGGCCACGGTGGCGCAGTACAACGAGTACGCGGCGGCGGGCGAAGACCCCGAGTTCGCGCGCGATGCCAAGCACATGCTCCCGCTGGGCGACGGTCCCTACTACGCCATCGAGCTGGGCTTCTCCAGCATCAACACGCAGGGCGGCCCCGTGCGCAACCAGAACTGCCAGACGATGTCGCCGGCCTACGAGCCCATCCCGCGCCTGTACAACTGCGGCGAGTTCGGCTCCTTCAACGGCTTCGTGTACTGCCTGGGCAACATCTTCGAAGCGCTGTCGTCGGGCATGATCGCCGCGCAGCACGCCATGACGCTTGAGCCGTGGGACGCAAAGTAG
- a CDS encoding cytochrome c3 family protein, which produces MKKRVCTVAALAMTISLVAGASALGMAGCAPQESAGDAAKANASEQAGLSFTWTADAECATCHTAEGDSLTNAACEISASHGDLACASCHTDTSGLESAHAEVDMNDYQVPKKLKKTDVSKEACLSCHDQAEVAAATADLTVLTDDNGLTVNPHELPGNSEHDKLVCAKCHTMHEEATPDENAADACASCHHAGVYECHTCHS; this is translated from the coding sequence ATGAAGAAACGAGTATGCACGGTCGCGGCGCTGGCGATGACCATCAGCCTCGTGGCGGGCGCGAGCGCGCTCGGCATGGCGGGCTGCGCGCCGCAGGAGTCTGCGGGCGATGCGGCGAAAGCCAACGCCAGCGAGCAGGCGGGCCTGTCGTTCACCTGGACGGCCGACGCCGAGTGCGCCACGTGCCACACGGCGGAGGGCGACTCGCTGACGAACGCCGCCTGCGAGATATCCGCGAGTCACGGCGACCTGGCCTGCGCATCCTGCCACACCGACACGTCGGGCTTGGAAAGCGCGCACGCCGAGGTGGACATGAACGACTACCAGGTGCCGAAGAAGCTCAAGAAAACCGACGTGTCGAAGGAGGCGTGCCTGTCGTGCCACGACCAGGCCGAGGTTGCTGCGGCAACCGCCGACCTCACGGTGCTCACCGACGATAACGGCCTGACGGTCAACCCGCACGAGCTTCCCGGCAACAGCGAGCACGACAAGCTCGTCTGCGCCAAGTGCCACACCATGCACGAGGAGGCCACGCCGGACGAGAACGCCGCCGACGCCTGCGCAAGCTGCCATCACGCCGGCGTCTACGAATGCCACACCTGCCACAGCTAA
- a CDS encoding helix-turn-helix transcriptional regulator — protein sequence MEGNKGKHTLGKADVVPLAGMALLWFSVHVSPYYPFSLSPQFDGANVGAVSAQHMVYSIMLVLFLAIAIALRGRMGKLDAHLPVIRAIAGAAGLAGSVMLFCSPLFGTFSEAASGVAISLVALYVAVFSISWFAFASAQGIERSVMYICLSYCLFSLMWSLLLIVGNGALALFSCACPALSAICFAFGPRRAYREPASHSFASLKVLPWGVLALCAVFIYFGVVAVRAFTTMGTGVSSAGSLGLMPQLVTALAGLAVTGFLAGLFARKGMTFSNVVTAIAVLTLVYMGALLMVTLGDPAGDGVLVCKRILVAAEHGVEVLLAATLAYEGARRRLSAPLVFGLFGVFVLAVPQFIALDVMYRSGVLGLLAELPLVTPVAATGAFAAAAVGIGVLVSFSRRMATQAEAQGDSWQENLCREATGAFDVTQRELDVVVYTYRGYSAKKIAEALIVSESTVKAHLSHVYRKLGIHSKQELIALIDGYRVQ from the coding sequence ATGGAAGGGAACAAGGGGAAACATACGCTCGGCAAGGCCGACGTCGTGCCTTTGGCGGGCATGGCGCTGCTGTGGTTCTCGGTGCACGTGTCCCCGTACTACCCGTTCTCCCTGTCGCCCCAGTTCGACGGTGCCAACGTGGGCGCCGTCTCGGCCCAGCACATGGTGTACTCCATCATGCTCGTGCTGTTCCTGGCGATCGCCATCGCCCTGCGCGGGCGCATGGGGAAGCTGGACGCCCATCTGCCCGTCATCCGCGCCATCGCGGGCGCCGCGGGCCTGGCGGGAAGCGTCATGCTGTTCTGCTCGCCGCTGTTCGGCACCTTCTCCGAAGCTGCGAGCGGTGTGGCTATCTCGCTGGTGGCGCTGTACGTGGCCGTGTTCTCGATCAGCTGGTTCGCGTTCGCCAGCGCGCAGGGCATCGAGCGCTCCGTGATGTACATCTGCCTGTCGTATTGCCTGTTCAGCCTGATGTGGAGCCTGTTGCTGATCGTCGGGAACGGCGCCCTCGCCCTGTTCTCGTGCGCGTGCCCCGCGCTGTCGGCGATCTGCTTCGCCTTCGGCCCCCGCCGCGCCTACCGCGAGCCCGCATCCCACAGCTTCGCCTCGCTCAAGGTGCTGCCGTGGGGCGTCCTCGCGCTGTGCGCGGTGTTCATCTACTTCGGCGTGGTGGCGGTGCGGGCGTTCACCACCATGGGGACGGGCGTGTCGAGCGCCGGGAGCCTCGGCCTCATGCCGCAGCTGGTGACGGCGCTCGCCGGCCTTGCGGTGACGGGCTTTCTGGCCGGGCTGTTCGCGCGCAAGGGCATGACGTTCTCGAACGTGGTGACGGCCATCGCGGTTCTCACGCTGGTGTACATGGGCGCGCTGCTGATGGTGACGCTGGGCGATCCCGCGGGCGACGGGGTGCTGGTGTGCAAGCGCATCCTCGTGGCCGCCGAGCACGGCGTGGAGGTGCTGCTGGCGGCCACGCTGGCGTACGAGGGGGCGCGGCGCAGGTTGTCGGCGCCGCTGGTGTTCGGGCTGTTCGGCGTGTTCGTGCTGGCGGTGCCGCAGTTCATCGCGCTCGACGTGATGTACCGCAGCGGCGTGCTGGGCCTGCTGGCCGAGCTGCCGCTCGTGACGCCGGTCGCGGCCACGGGCGCGTTCGCCGCGGCGGCGGTGGGCATCGGCGTGCTCGTGTCGTTCTCGCGGCGCATGGCCACGCAGGCCGAGGCCCAGGGCGACAGCTGGCAGGAGAACCTGTGTCGCGAGGCTACGGGCGCGTTCGACGTCACGCAGCGCGAGCTGGACGTGGTGGTGTACACGTATCGCGGCTACTCGGCGAAGAAGATCGCCGAGGCGCTCATCGTGTCCGAGTCGACGGTGAAGGCGCACCTGTCGCACGTGTACCGCAAGCTGGGCATCCATTCCAAGCAGGAGCTCATCGCACTGATCGACGGGTACCGCGTCCAATGA
- a CDS encoding FAD-dependent oxidoreductase, with protein MSEKRMGITPEGMSRRAFLRTGGLAAGSLGMMAALGGCAPQTAATASGSEANAATGEPRTTVELPVPEAAAPDTTTYECDVLVIGGGFAGLNAAMAAKEAGANVVLVDKGCPGYSGLSPWPSSHRWFDPDMGDDADAFKKSIMIGSEYVSNQDWYQMWIDHSKEAYERLAGWGLMDRFDRCVDTEYWDDLDFQGYHEAFADKDRHARWLPLLEQNGIEVVSYTMVVDVARDGDRVTGAVGFHVPSGAVMTFHAKSVVMAMGGGCYKPTGYPVGGDTFDGEYIAYNLGLPIVGKEYDDFHVTASYASGDSFVTNSWDWLENIWLCGGDITADTAVSYAQTKEKTMVMGRVTNTINGLAANDGTNIEDQAAADIGRRGGSLSGKDDDIRIGKMMSPKPKGDCYGAAVGMCSHFSSGVWCGFDDLEGATGIPGLWVAGDGINGCAVTGSAYPVGVGFTSNFTSIQGDIAGKAAAAYAAGAAEAKVPQETIDAVTAEVEAPLAMEKGFSPDWARDQLHAIMAPWWVLISKSEESLNAALVQVQQMRDKVIPKLQATNPHQQRLCLEMKHKVLSAEMKLRASLERKESRGTNYRSDYPYRDDESYLCYIAITKGDDGSMALDKIPVKDEWTGDRSEDYATRYGVRFPGEAKAKGLPEEESSGSWKK; from the coding sequence ATGAGCGAGAAGAGGATGGGGATCACCCCCGAAGGCATGTCGCGCCGCGCGTTCCTGCGCACCGGAGGCCTGGCCGCGGGCAGCCTGGGCATGATGGCGGCCCTCGGAGGCTGCGCGCCGCAGACGGCAGCCACCGCCAGCGGCAGCGAGGCGAACGCCGCGACCGGCGAGCCGCGCACCACGGTCGAGTTGCCCGTGCCGGAAGCGGCCGCGCCCGACACCACGACGTACGAGTGCGACGTGCTGGTCATCGGCGGCGGGTTCGCGGGGCTCAACGCGGCGATGGCGGCGAAGGAAGCGGGCGCCAACGTGGTGCTCGTCGACAAGGGCTGCCCGGGCTATTCGGGCCTGTCGCCCTGGCCGAGCTCGCATCGGTGGTTCGACCCCGACATGGGCGACGATGCCGACGCGTTCAAGAAAAGCATCATGATCGGCTCGGAATACGTGAGCAACCAAGATTGGTACCAGATGTGGATCGACCATTCCAAGGAGGCGTACGAGCGCCTGGCGGGATGGGGCCTCATGGATCGGTTCGACCGCTGCGTCGACACCGAGTATTGGGACGACCTGGACTTCCAGGGCTACCACGAGGCGTTCGCCGACAAGGATCGCCATGCGCGTTGGCTGCCGCTGCTCGAGCAGAACGGCATCGAGGTGGTCAGCTACACGATGGTGGTCGACGTGGCGCGCGACGGCGACCGGGTGACGGGTGCCGTGGGCTTCCACGTGCCCAGCGGCGCCGTGATGACCTTCCACGCGAAGTCCGTCGTCATGGCGATGGGCGGCGGGTGCTATAAACCCACCGGCTACCCGGTGGGCGGCGACACGTTCGATGGCGAGTACATCGCCTACAACCTGGGCCTTCCCATCGTGGGCAAGGAGTACGACGACTTCCACGTGACCGCGTCGTACGCGTCGGGCGACTCCTTCGTCACCAACTCGTGGGACTGGCTCGAGAACATCTGGCTGTGTGGCGGCGACATCACGGCCGATACGGCGGTCAGCTACGCGCAGACGAAAGAGAAGACCATGGTCATGGGTCGCGTGACCAACACCATCAACGGCCTTGCCGCCAACGACGGCACCAACATCGAAGACCAAGCGGCGGCCGACATCGGGCGACGCGGCGGCAGCCTGAGCGGCAAGGACGACGATATCCGCATCGGGAAGATGATGAGCCCCAAGCCGAAGGGCGACTGCTACGGCGCCGCGGTGGGCATGTGCTCCCATTTCTCGTCGGGCGTGTGGTGCGGCTTCGACGACCTCGAAGGCGCCACGGGCATCCCGGGCCTGTGGGTGGCCGGCGACGGCATCAACGGCTGCGCGGTCACGGGTTCCGCATACCCGGTGGGCGTGGGCTTCACCTCGAACTTCACGTCCATCCAGGGCGACATCGCAGGAAAGGCCGCCGCGGCGTACGCCGCCGGCGCCGCCGAGGCAAAGGTGCCGCAGGAGACGATCGACGCCGTGACGGCGGAGGTGGAGGCGCCGCTGGCCATGGAGAAGGGCTTCAGCCCCGACTGGGCCCGCGACCAGCTGCACGCCATCATGGCGCCGTGGTGGGTGCTCATCTCGAAATCCGAGGAATCGCTGAACGCTGCGCTCGTGCAGGTGCAGCAGATGCGCGACAAGGTGATCCCCAAGCTGCAGGCCACGAACCCGCATCAGCAGCGTTTGTGCCTGGAGATGAAGCACAAGGTGCTGTCCGCCGAGATGAAGCTGCGCGCCAGCTTGGAGCGCAAGGAGAGCCGCGGCACGAACTACCGCTCCGACTATCCCTACCGCGACGACGAGTCGTACCTGTGTTACATCGCCATCACGAAGGGCGACGACGGCTCGATGGCGCTGGACAAGATTCCCGTGAAAGACGAGTGGACCGGCGACCGTTCCGAGGACTACGCCACGCGCTACGGCGTGAGGTTCCCCGGCGAGGCCAAGGCGAAGGGCTTGCCCGAAGAAGAGTCGTCCGGCAGCTGGAAGAAATAA
- a CDS encoding 4Fe-4S dicluster domain-containing protein, producing MSVIRYDLNNCIGCKNCVTVCPMDVFRFDENEMKSVIAYPENCQSCGQCFVGCKGRSLEISFVQASYALAAARAAAFDAATPAAVKEATLAQPEKSAEEAAAAAAEGSGSGSWSGSK from the coding sequence ATGAGCGTCATTCGCTACGATTTGAACAACTGCATCGGGTGCAAGAACTGCGTCACCGTGTGCCCGATGGACGTGTTCCGCTTCGACGAGAACGAGATGAAGTCGGTGATCGCGTATCCCGAGAACTGTCAAAGCTGCGGCCAGTGCTTCGTCGGCTGCAAGGGGCGTTCGCTGGAGATATCGTTCGTCCAGGCGTCGTACGCCCTGGCCGCCGCCCGCGCCGCGGCATTCGACGCCGCCACGCCGGCGGCGGTGAAGGAGGCGACGCTGGCCCAGCCCGAGAAGTCGGCGGAGGAGGCGGCTGCCGCCGCGGCCGAAGGCTCCGGCTCGGGAAGCTGGAGCGGCTCGAAGTAG